One genomic window of Mucilaginibacter sp. SJ includes the following:
- the ispF gene encoding 2-C-methyl-D-erythritol 2,4-cyclodiphosphate synthase has protein sequence MGKIKVGFGFDVHQLKEDHPFVLGGVKLEHHAGAYGHSDADVLLHAICDALLGAANLRDIGFHFSNKDDRWKGISSLVLLQHVVALIKEKGFSIGNIDAMVCLEAPKINPHIPEMKTYIAEAAAINEEDISIKATTNEQMGFIGREEGVVAYAVCLIERE, from the coding sequence ATGGGTAAAATTAAGGTAGGTTTTGGGTTTGATGTACACCAGTTAAAAGAAGATCACCCGTTTGTTTTAGGCGGAGTTAAACTTGAGCACCATGCCGGCGCTTACGGACACTCAGACGCCGATGTATTGTTACACGCCATTTGCGATGCCCTGCTGGGCGCCGCAAACCTGCGCGATATAGGGTTTCATTTTTCGAATAAAGACGACCGCTGGAAAGGCATCAGCAGCCTGGTCCTTTTGCAGCATGTAGTTGCCCTGATCAAAGAAAAGGGTTTCAGCATCGGCAATATTGATGCTATGGTATGCCTTGAAGCGCCAAAGATCAATCCGCATATCCCGGAAATGAAAACCTATATAGCCGAAGCGGCCGCTATTAATGAGGAGGATATTTCCATTAAAGCTACTACCAACGAGCAAATGGGTTTTATAGGCCGTGAAGAAGGTGTTGTGGCTTATGCGGTTTGTTTGATTGAAAGGGAGTAA
- the porV gene encoding type IX secretion system outer membrane channel protein PorV has protein sequence MKFFTFRGLAIITPFLLPLATAAQTNPNGSNINAIPTEVPFLNISPDSRSGAMGDAGVALSPDVNANFWNPSKLAFLESNDALSVSYSPWLRHLVPDISLSYLSYAHKIDDRNTIGASLRYFNYGSIQLTDDNTNDQGTYTPNEYSLDVSFARKFGDNFSLGLTARYIHSNISSISFATGSSQAAKAGNAFAADVSLYYTAPYGDGNLFAFGTHISNIGTKISYSDVGNKYFLPANLKLGVANTWQLDDVNEFTATFDINKLLVPTPPLRDQDGKIIKGKDDNVSVPAGLFQSFGDAPGGFSEELKEISFSPGVEYWYNKQFAVRAGYFYENPNKGDRHYVTMGIGFKYSVFDFDFSYLAASQQNSALANTLRFTLSANFGGTTNASKR, from the coding sequence CAAATCCTAACGGAAGTAATATCAATGCAATTCCCACCGAAGTCCCTTTTTTAAATATTTCACCTGATTCGCGTTCGGGAGCTATGGGGGATGCAGGCGTGGCTTTGTCGCCCGATGTAAATGCGAATTTTTGGAATCCGTCAAAGCTTGCATTTTTAGAAAGTAATGATGCGTTATCTGTATCATATAGCCCCTGGTTAAGGCACCTTGTTCCTGATATCAGCTTATCATACCTGAGCTATGCCCATAAAATTGATGACCGGAATACAATAGGCGCTTCGCTCAGGTATTTTAATTATGGTTCCATTCAGCTTACCGACGATAACACAAATGATCAGGGTACTTACACACCAAACGAGTATTCGTTAGATGTTTCATTTGCCCGTAAGTTTGGCGATAATTTTTCCCTGGGCCTCACTGCCCGGTATATTCATTCCAATATATCAAGTATCTCGTTTGCTACCGGCTCAAGCCAGGCGGCAAAAGCCGGCAATGCCTTTGCTGCAGATGTTTCGCTATACTACACGGCACCTTATGGCGATGGCAACCTTTTTGCTTTTGGTACACATATATCAAATATTGGTACTAAAATTAGCTACAGCGATGTGGGTAATAAGTATTTTTTGCCGGCCAACCTGAAATTAGGGGTGGCTAACACCTGGCAGTTAGATGATGTTAATGAGTTTACAGCAACCTTTGATATCAATAAGCTGCTGGTACCAACCCCGCCCCTGCGCGATCAGGATGGCAAGATCATCAAAGGCAAGGATGATAATGTATCGGTGCCGGCGGGTCTTTTTCAGTCGTTTGGCGATGCACCGGGTGGTTTTAGTGAAGAGTTGAAAGAGATCAGCTTTTCGCCGGGGGTTGAATATTGGTACAACAAACAGTTTGCAGTACGGGCAGGCTATTTTTATGAAAACCCCAACAAAGGCGACAGGCATTATGTTACCATGGGTATTGGTTTTAAGTACAGTGTTTTTGATTTTGATTTTTCGTACCTGGCAGCCAGCCAGCAAAATAGTGCCCTTGCCAATACTTTGCGCTTCACCTTGTCGGCAAATTTTGGCGGTACAACAAATGCTTCTAAAAGATAA